One segment of Anastrepha obliqua isolate idAnaObli1 chromosome 3, idAnaObli1_1.0, whole genome shotgun sequence DNA contains the following:
- the LOC129242420 gene encoding angio-associated migratory cell protein, which translates to MRENTPPRAKEIEQADGELIEFEDDVPPDDEQELEEISMEELEERFGYTSDESEDDINDKPYGIPERDDAVLTFTKHKRAAFGCALHPSRPLAVTGGEDDRAYVFNVHTCELVYDVTGHKDTVTDVLFSHDGTYLATGDMAGDLYIHKLQENESGGPVTFRRVWEYQMGDMTWMLWHRASNVLLAGSESGEIYMWRIPAGDCKILPASGVRCNAADLAADGKKLFVGYSDGVVKLWDLKSGTVIMEVDEQNPMAHDSAVLCLTCDKESPLYASGSINGKILFCTNNGPVGAVETDGSVECIAFSPSNELKLVASGTLKGQIAIWDYGKYTLRTICDHVDVEGEESERYHGGITSLVWFNEHTLVASTIGGVVIAFDARSGARKFILEGHMAEIYAMKYSPQENILLTVSEDHRAKIFNVPPLGD; encoded by the exons ATGCGTGAGAATACACCCCCACGCGCTAAGGAAATTGAGCAAGCTGACGGGGAGTTAATAGAATTCGAAGACGATGTGCCGCCCGATGATGAACAGGAACTGGAAGAAATTAGCATGGAGGAATTGGAGGAGCGTTTTGGTTATACCTCCGACGAAAGCGAGGATGATATAAATGACAAACCTTACGGAATTCCCGAGCGTGATGATGCCGTTCTAACTTTCACGAAACACAAACGGGCTGCTTTCGGCTGTGCACTACATCCAAGTCGTCCTCTCGCCGTTACTGGAGGTGAAGATGATCGCGCCTATGTTTTTAATGTACACACTTGTGAACTGGTGTATGATGTTACTGGGCACAAAGACACAGTCACAGACGTATTATTTAGTCATGATGGCACATATCTAGCGACTGGTGACATGGCCGGcgatttgtacatacataagttacAAGAGAATGAGTCCGGTGGACCGGTGACGTTTCGCAGAGTGTGGGAATACCAAATGGGCGATATGACCTGGATGCTTTGGCATCGCGCTTCCAATGTGCTGTTAGCGGGCAGCGAAAGTGGTGAAATATATATGTGGCGCATACCGGCTGGAGACTGTAAAATACTGCCTGCTTCTGGAGTACGTTGCAATGCGGCCGACCTGGCGGCCGATGGTAAAAAGCTGTTTGTTGGCTACAGTGATGGTGTGGTCAAGTTGTGGGATTTGAAAAGTGGTACTGTTATTATGGAAGTGGACGAACAAAATCCAATGGCGCATGATTCGGCTGTGTTGTGTTTAACTTGCGACAAGGAGTCTCCACTGTACGCGTCAGGGTCAATAAACG gaaaaatacttttttgcaccAATAATGGTCCCGTGGGCGCTGTGGAAACAGATGGTTCAGTTGAGTGTATAGCATTCTCGCCTTCTAATGAACTTAAGTTGGTTGCCAGCGGCACCCTAAAGGGACAAATTGCCATTTGGGATTATGGGAAGTACACATTGCGCACAATATGTGACCACGTCGATGTGGAGGGGGAGGAGTCTGAAAGATATCATGGAGGCATAACCAG CCTCGTTTGGTTTAATGAGCATACGCTTGTTGCATCGACAATAGGCGGTGTTGTGATTGCATTTGACGCGCGTTCAGGTGCGCGCAAATTTATTCTCGAAGGACATATGGCGGAAATCTATGCAATGAAGTATAGTCCACAGGAAAACATATTGCTGACAGTATCTGAAGATCACCGGGCGAAAATCTTCAATGTGCCACCgctgggtgattaa